The Sphingosinithalassobacter sp. CS137 genome includes a region encoding these proteins:
- a CDS encoding TonB family protein — protein MLIRRFAPVATLLALALPAQAQETRPVAVISVPEVRTPVRHLVTFQPGVPTCEDGDFATANIEQPFETSTLAPSDAQARPIELRFGIAANGRPVDIRVVEPEAPRAGHVVVPADDVVPSFAAWQFTSAQPHTSCRIRFEPVLVPYDAAPPGLIARYLVVPHRALPEDRRLFQRLHGEEATCLAVGAEPRTRAYPPFSELNESPGGWSYATTRFSIDDSGHPYDVTVIASDASPEMQAASRDAVARSRFAPRAATGCTYPYYLLGEVLQAPPRPELAAFEAPEARCEGGTEWAHLGQLTFPRGFQRRKIEGWALMRFDVTPEGVPTNIEVVRSEPAAAFGEQAVRIVRQARQAPQEESKRGCLDFVRFVMPDSHAQALADED, from the coding sequence ATGTTGATCCGCCGATTCGCTCCCGTTGCCACGCTGCTCGCTCTGGCGCTCCCCGCTCAGGCGCAGGAAACGCGCCCGGTGGCGGTGATCAGCGTTCCGGAGGTGCGCACGCCCGTCCGGCACCTCGTCACCTTTCAGCCGGGCGTTCCGACGTGCGAGGACGGCGATTTCGCCACTGCGAACATCGAGCAGCCGTTCGAAACCTCCACGCTGGCGCCGTCGGACGCGCAGGCGAGGCCGATCGAGCTGCGCTTCGGAATCGCCGCGAACGGCAGGCCGGTGGACATCCGGGTCGTCGAGCCTGAGGCGCCGCGGGCCGGCCATGTCGTCGTGCCGGCCGACGACGTAGTGCCATCCTTCGCCGCCTGGCAGTTCACCAGCGCCCAGCCGCACACTTCCTGCCGCATCCGGTTCGAGCCGGTGCTGGTCCCCTATGACGCCGCGCCGCCGGGGCTGATCGCGCGCTACCTCGTCGTGCCGCATCGCGCGCTTCCCGAGGATCGCCGGTTGTTCCAGCGGCTGCACGGCGAGGAAGCGACCTGCCTGGCCGTCGGTGCCGAGCCCCGCACGCGCGCCTATCCGCCGTTCAGCGAGCTGAACGAAAGCCCCGGCGGCTGGTCCTATGCGACGACTCGGTTCAGCATCGACGACTCGGGCCACCCCTATGACGTCACCGTGATTGCGTCCGATGCGAGCCCCGAGATGCAGGCGGCGTCGCGCGATGCGGTCGCACGCTCCCGTTTCGCGCCGCGCGCGGCGACGGGCTGCACCTATCCCTATTATCTGCTCGGCGAGGTCCTGCAAGCCCCGCCGCGGCCGGAGCTTGCCGCCTTCGAAGCACCCGAGGCGCGTTGCGAAGGCGGGACCGAATGGGCCCACCTGGGGCAACTCACCTTTCCCCGTGGGTTCCAGCGGCGGAAGATCGAGGGTTGGGCGTTGATGCGCTTCGATGTGACGCCCGAGGGGGTGCCAACCAACATCGAAGTGGTCCGCAGCGAGCCGGCGGCGGCATTCGGCGAGCAGGCAGTTCGGATCGTCCGGCAGGCGCGGCAGGCGCCCCAAGAGGAATCGAAAAGGGGCTGTCTCGATTTTGTGCGCTTCGTCATGCCGGACTCCCACGCGCAGGCGCTCGCCGACGAGGACTAA
- a CDS encoding SDR family NAD(P)-dependent oxidoreductase — protein MRFQGKSIVITGAGSGIGRATASAFAAEGGQVVAADRSDAVHATVEAITAAGGTALGVEMDAGNEDDVVRLVEVACTHFGGIDVFYANAGISGGASSVLDASVELWTDVLRVNLIGPALAIKHAAPRIVERGGGAILCTASVAGLRSGAGGAPYSASKAGVINLVQSAAQQLSGSNVRVNAICPGLIETGMTQRVYDYAREKGVEDKIGRLNPMRRGGRPEEIAQVALFLASDAASYVNGQALAVDGGLSSSHPVTRQEYGKPAV, from the coding sequence ATGCGATTTCAGGGCAAGTCCATCGTCATCACCGGTGCGGGTTCGGGAATCGGCCGCGCCACCGCCAGCGCCTTCGCCGCCGAGGGCGGTCAGGTGGTTGCCGCCGATCGAAGCGACGCCGTTCACGCAACGGTAGAGGCGATTACGGCTGCGGGCGGAACCGCGCTTGGCGTCGAGATGGATGCGGGCAACGAAGACGATGTTGTTCGCCTCGTCGAAGTCGCGTGCACGCACTTCGGCGGAATCGACGTCTTCTATGCCAATGCCGGCATCTCCGGCGGCGCGAGCAGCGTGCTCGACGCCAGCGTCGAGCTGTGGACCGACGTGCTGCGCGTCAACCTGATCGGGCCGGCGCTGGCGATCAAGCATGCCGCGCCACGCATCGTCGAGCGCGGCGGCGGCGCGATCCTGTGCACCGCCAGTGTCGCGGGGCTTCGCTCCGGGGCGGGCGGGGCGCCCTATTCGGCGTCCAAGGCAGGCGTCATCAATCTGGTGCAGTCGGCGGCGCAGCAGCTGTCGGGATCGAATGTCCGCGTGAACGCGATCTGTCCGGGGTTGATCGAGACCGGGATGACTCAGCGCGTCTACGACTATGCGCGCGAGAAGGGAGTCGAGGACAAGATCGGCCGGCTCAACCCGATGCGGCGCGGCGGCCGCCCCGAGGAGATCGCGCAGGTCGCGCTTTTCCTCGCTTCGGACGCGGCCAGCTATGTGAACGGCCAAGCGCTCGCGGTCGATGGCGGGCTTTCCTCGAGCCATCCGGTGACGCGGCAGGAATATGGCAAACCGGCGGTCTGA
- a CDS encoding phosphotransferase family protein — translation MSAEMAPADDLDVARLSEWMAANVAGFEGPLRYAKFAGGQSNPTYRIDSPSGAYVLRRKPFGPLLPSAHAVDREYRLIAALHPTGFPVARPYGLCEDDSVIGSAFYVMEMVEGRTIWDGGMPDLSPAERTAHYHAMIDTLAALHAVDYEAVGLGDYGKPGNYFERQVARWSKQYRASETDHIPEMEKLIAFLPATVPAQTRTSIVHGDYRVDNMIFAPEGPAILAVLDWELSTLGDPLADFSYFLMNWETVPSGRRSGIKGLTGPETGIPTLEEAVARYCAATGRDGVPDLNWYFSYNLFRLAGIVQGIKKRMIDGNASSAKAAETVAALPGLVAASWGFAQAAGAS, via the coding sequence ATGAGCGCGGAAATGGCTCCCGCCGACGATCTCGACGTCGCCCGCCTCTCCGAGTGGATGGCGGCGAACGTCGCCGGGTTCGAGGGGCCGCTTCGCTATGCGAAATTCGCCGGCGGCCAGAGCAATCCGACCTACCGTATCGATTCGCCGAGCGGCGCCTATGTGCTTCGGCGCAAGCCCTTCGGTCCGCTGCTGCCTTCGGCGCATGCTGTCGATCGCGAATACCGGCTGATCGCCGCGCTGCACCCCACGGGCTTTCCGGTCGCGCGACCCTATGGCCTGTGCGAGGACGATTCGGTGATCGGCTCGGCCTTCTACGTGATGGAGATGGTCGAGGGCCGCACGATCTGGGACGGCGGGATGCCCGACCTCTCCCCCGCCGAGCGGACGGCGCACTATCATGCGATGATTGACACGCTGGCGGCGCTCCACGCGGTCGATTATGAAGCGGTCGGGCTTGGCGACTATGGCAAGCCGGGCAACTATTTCGAGCGGCAGGTCGCGCGCTGGTCGAAACAGTATCGCGCGAGCGAGACCGATCACATTCCCGAGATGGAAAAGCTGATCGCGTTTCTTCCCGCGACCGTGCCGGCGCAGACGCGCACCTCGATCGTCCATGGCGACTATCGCGTCGACAATATGATCTTCGCTCCCGAGGGCCCGGCTATTCTCGCGGTGCTCGACTGGGAGCTGTCGACGCTCGGCGATCCGCTGGCGGATTTCTCCTATTTCCTGATGAACTGGGAAACCGTGCCGAGCGGCCGCCGATCGGGGATCAAGGGGCTCACCGGCCCGGAGACCGGCATACCGACGCTCGAGGAGGCCGTGGCCCGCTATTGCGCCGCCACCGGCCGCGACGGCGTGCCCGACCTGAACTGGTACTTCTCCTACAATCTCTTCCGCCTCGCTGGGATCGTTCAGGGCATCAAGAAGCGAATGATCGACGGCAATGCGTCCAGCGCGAAGGCCGCCGAAACCGTCGCGGCGCTGCCCGGGCTGGTTGCGGCCAGCTGGGGCTTCGCACAGGCGGCGGGAGCTTCCTGA
- a CDS encoding Zn-dependent alcohol dehydrogenase, which translates to MKAAVLHEAKQPLQIEEVQVSRPGPREVLIRTRAVGVCRSDLHFVDGAFPHPVPTVPGHEAAGVVEAVGSDVAHLKPGDHVITFFTVFCGSCEMCVTGRVSLCIDPSTRRAPDQEARLSLADGTPLAPFLNLSAFAEMMLVHENACVAVSKEMPFDRAALLGCAVITGAGSIFNDCQLRPGESVAVIGAGGIGLAAINAAKIAGAGMILAIDPVASKRELALKMGASHALDAADEGLAKSVLKMTNGGVHYAIEAVGRPNTAELAWTILRRGGTATVLGMIAPGNSVSLPGPTFLTGKKIQGSLLGSTRFPIDMPRLVQLYLDGKLDLDTMVAERIRLEDVNDALDKLRQGDSVRSVIEFA; encoded by the coding sequence GTGAAAGCAGCCGTACTCCACGAGGCGAAGCAGCCGCTTCAGATCGAAGAGGTCCAGGTATCCAGGCCCGGTCCGCGCGAAGTGCTGATCCGCACACGCGCGGTCGGCGTCTGTCGTTCCGACCTCCATTTCGTCGACGGCGCCTTTCCGCACCCGGTGCCGACGGTGCCGGGGCATGAGGCAGCGGGCGTGGTCGAGGCGGTCGGCAGCGATGTCGCGCATTTGAAGCCGGGCGATCACGTCATCACCTTCTTCACCGTCTTCTGCGGTTCGTGCGAGATGTGCGTCACCGGCCGGGTTTCGCTGTGCATCGATCCGTCGACGCGGCGGGCGCCCGATCAGGAGGCCCGGCTCAGCCTCGCGGACGGAACGCCGCTCGCGCCGTTCCTCAATCTGTCGGCGTTCGCCGAGATGATGCTGGTGCACGAGAATGCCTGCGTCGCGGTGTCGAAGGAGATGCCGTTCGATCGCGCCGCGCTGCTCGGCTGTGCGGTGATCACCGGCGCCGGATCGATCTTCAACGACTGCCAGCTGCGCCCCGGCGAGAGCGTCGCGGTGATCGGCGCGGGCGGCATCGGTCTCGCCGCGATCAACGCCGCGAAGATCGCGGGAGCGGGCATGATCCTCGCGATCGATCCGGTGGCGTCGAAGCGCGAGCTGGCGCTGAAGATGGGTGCCAGCCACGCGCTGGACGCGGCGGACGAGGGTCTCGCCAAGTCGGTTCTCAAGATGACGAACGGCGGCGTCCATTATGCGATCGAGGCGGTCGGCCGTCCGAACACCGCAGAGCTCGCCTGGACGATCCTGCGCCGCGGCGGCACCGCGACGGTGCTGGGGATGATCGCGCCCGGCAACAGCGTCAGCCTGCCCGGACCGACCTTCCTCACCGGCAAGAAGATCCAGGGATCGCTGCTCGGCTCCACGCGCTTTCCGATCGACATGCCGCGGCTCGTCCAGCTCTATCTCGATGGCAAGCTCGATCTCGACACGATGGTCGCCGAGCGGATCCGGCTCGAGGATGTCAACGATGCGCTCGACAAGCTGCGCCAGGGCGACAGCGTCCGTTCGGTGATCGAGTTCGCATGA
- a CDS encoding acyl-CoA dehydrogenase family protein — MDFTLSERETYFRDRVRAFIDENIRPRDADYRAQVSEGDRWKVVPVIEEMKKKAKAEGLWNFFMPPHSGQKHVDESFEFEGTQLTNLEYALCAEEMGRLGWASEVFNCSAPDTGNMEVFHRYGTREQKEQWLRPLMNGEIRSAFLMTEPAVASSDATNIETRIERDGDHYVINGRKWWSSGAGDPRCKIAIVMGKTDPNASRHAQQSMILVPLDAPGVKIERMLTVFGYDHAPHGHAEIVLENVRVPAENMLLGEGRGFEIAQGRLGPGRIHHCMRTIGVAEEAIAAMGRRLVSRVAFGKRLSDQSVWEQRIARARIDIEMTRLLCLKAADMMDKAGNKAAHLEISMIKVQAPQMALSIIDDAIQAHGGAGVSGDFALASAWGNIRTLRLADGPDEVHNRTIARHEFGKHAEFKADRPSSGDVGATR, encoded by the coding sequence ATGGATTTCACGCTCAGCGAGCGCGAGACCTACTTCCGCGACCGCGTCCGCGCCTTCATCGACGAGAATATCCGACCGCGCGACGCCGATTATCGCGCGCAGGTCTCGGAAGGGGACCGCTGGAAGGTGGTCCCGGTCATCGAGGAGATGAAGAAGAAGGCCAAGGCCGAGGGCCTTTGGAACTTCTTCATGCCCCCGCATTCGGGCCAGAAGCACGTCGACGAGAGCTTCGAATTCGAAGGCACGCAGCTGACCAACCTCGAATATGCCCTGTGCGCCGAGGAGATGGGCCGGCTGGGTTGGGCTTCCGAGGTCTTCAACTGCTCCGCGCCGGATACCGGCAACATGGAAGTATTCCACCGCTACGGAACCCGCGAGCAGAAGGAGCAGTGGCTCCGTCCGCTGATGAACGGCGAAATCCGCTCCGCGTTTCTGATGACCGAGCCGGCCGTCGCCTCGTCCGACGCGACCAACATCGAAACGCGGATCGAGCGCGATGGCGACCATTATGTCATCAATGGTCGCAAATGGTGGTCTTCGGGCGCGGGCGATCCGCGCTGCAAGATCGCGATCGTGATGGGTAAGACCGATCCGAACGCTTCGCGCCATGCGCAACAGAGCATGATCCTGGTTCCCCTCGATGCTCCCGGCGTGAAGATCGAGCGGATGCTGACGGTCTTCGGATATGACCATGCGCCGCACGGCCATGCCGAGATCGTGCTCGAGAACGTCCGTGTACCGGCCGAAAACATGCTGCTTGGCGAGGGCAGGGGGTTCGAGATCGCGCAGGGGCGCCTCGGGCCGGGCCGCATCCACCATTGCATGCGCACCATCGGCGTCGCCGAGGAGGCGATCGCGGCGATGGGCCGCCGTCTCGTCAGCCGCGTGGCCTTCGGCAAGCGGCTGTCGGACCAGTCGGTCTGGGAACAGCGGATCGCGCGCGCGCGGATCGACATCGAAATGACTCGGCTGCTGTGCCTGAAGGCGGCCGACATGATGGACAAGGCCGGCAACAAGGCCGCGCATCTGGAAATCTCGATGATCAAGGTTCAGGCGCCCCAGATGGCGCTCTCGATCATCGACGACGCGATCCAGGCGCATGGCGGCGCCGGCGTTTCGGGCGATTTCGCGCTCGCCAGCGCCTGGGGAAACATACGCACGTTGCGCCTGGCCGACGGGCCCGACGAAGTCCACAACCGCACCATCGCCCGGCACGAATTCGGCAAACATGCAGAGTTCAAGGCCGATCGCCCGTCCAGCGGAGACGTCGGAGCAACGCGCTGA
- a CDS encoding TetR/AcrR family transcriptional regulator — MNAPEAIRGGAEQGTKRFQAKRDAILAAAAEAINQQSAKGMTFADVARRVGLNTTSVTYYFRRKEDLAAACFEQTLERLEAMLDAAHEETTPEARVARYLASNMERLARIRRGEEQDFAILSDLRAMEGPVKHELLAGWRNVFRKTRALWGPAENRAETDLHGARAHVLLENTFWLPAWLVRYEIDEYPRLEARMMEVLRHGIAAPDQEWQPELLDLESAEPEPGREAFLLAATRLINELGYRGASVQKIASELNVTKGSFYHHLDAKDDLVIACYKRSFDILADAQRLAELAAGSQWHRLASVIATLLDVQFSERGPLLRTTALSGLPPHVRSTMIDRSNRIARRFAGMISDGIAEGSIRPIDPLVASQGLMALQNAAFDMRKWASTMPRERAVAFYASTLAFGLFDDRVLTESAVST; from the coding sequence ATGAATGCGCCGGAAGCAATCCGCGGGGGAGCGGAACAGGGCACGAAGCGGTTTCAGGCAAAGCGGGATGCCATTCTCGCCGCCGCCGCCGAAGCCATCAACCAGCAAAGTGCGAAGGGCATGACCTTCGCCGATGTCGCGCGACGAGTGGGTCTCAACACCACCAGCGTGACCTATTACTTCAGGCGCAAGGAAGATCTCGCCGCCGCCTGTTTCGAGCAGACGCTCGAACGGCTGGAAGCGATGCTCGATGCGGCGCACGAGGAGACCACGCCCGAAGCGCGCGTCGCCCGCTATCTCGCGAGCAACATGGAGCGCCTCGCGCGCATCCGCCGGGGAGAGGAACAAGACTTCGCGATTCTGTCGGACCTGCGCGCGATGGAAGGCCCGGTGAAGCACGAGCTGCTTGCCGGCTGGCGCAACGTGTTCCGAAAGACGCGGGCGCTCTGGGGACCCGCCGAAAACCGCGCCGAGACCGACCTGCACGGCGCCCGCGCGCATGTGCTGCTGGAGAACACCTTCTGGCTGCCCGCTTGGCTGGTGCGGTACGAAATCGACGAATACCCGCGGCTCGAGGCGCGGATGATGGAGGTGCTCCGCCACGGCATCGCCGCTCCGGACCAGGAGTGGCAACCCGAACTTCTCGATCTGGAATCCGCCGAGCCCGAGCCGGGGCGCGAGGCGTTCCTGCTGGCGGCGACGCGGCTGATCAACGAACTGGGGTACCGCGGCGCATCGGTTCAGAAGATCGCTTCCGAGCTGAATGTCACCAAGGGCAGCTTCTATCACCACCTTGATGCCAAGGACGATCTGGTGATCGCCTGCTACAAGCGCAGCTTCGACATTCTCGCCGACGCGCAGCGGCTGGCCGAGCTGGCGGCCGGCAGCCAGTGGCATCGGCTTGCCAGCGTCATTGCGACGCTGCTCGACGTGCAGTTCTCCGAACGCGGTCCGTTGCTTCGAACGACGGCCCTGTCGGGCCTGCCGCCGCACGTCCGGTCGACGATGATCGACCGTTCGAACCGGATCGCGCGGCGCTTTGCCGGCATGATCTCCGACGGCATCGCCGAAGGATCAATTCGGCCGATCGACCCGCTCGTCGCGAGCCAGGGGCTGATGGCCCTGCAGAACGCCGCATTCGACATGCGCAAATGGGCAAGCACCATGCCCCGCGAACGCGCGGTCGCCTTTTACGCATCGACGCTCGCGTTCGGATTGTTCGATGATCGAGTGCTGACGGAGAGCGCAGTCAGCACATAG